The window CCTTTTGGCTGGCTGACATGGGGGGCGTTCTCAATTGGCTTTCCCGGCGCTGCGTGAAAACCAATTGAGAACACCCCCACAGGGTCAGAGCTCTTTGCTGAAGATTTTGAGGAACTCCTGAATGGTTTCCTCGTTGCGTTTGAAGAAGTGCCACTGACCGACTTTGCGGCTGCTGATCAGGCCGGCGCGTTGCAGGGTCGCCAGGTGTGCGGACACCGTGGACTGCGACAGACCGCAACGTTGATCGATCTGCCCGGCGCAAACGCCGTGCTCGTTGCTGTGGGACTGGTCGGGAAATTCGACGGTCGGGTCTTTGAGCCAGTGCAGGATGTCTCGCCGTACTGGGTGCGCCAGGGCTTTTATTATTTCGTCGAGGTCAAGGTTCATGGCAGTGTGCTCGTGATCAGTAAAACGCTATATCGCGATGAGGCGAACTTTATATCGCTATTTCGCGATACACCAATATGATTTTGGTCTGACGACCGAGTAAATCGGTATATCGGGTTATAACGATACGGTGGATGTAGATACCAGGACGCAGTGCTAAGCTGCGCCCATGAACTATCTCGCACATCTTCACCTCGGTGGCCAGCGTCCCGGTCAATTGCTCGGCAGTCTGTATGGCGATTTCGTCAAAGGCA of the Pseudomonas sp. MAG733B genome contains:
- a CDS encoding metalloregulator ArsR/SmtB family transcription factor translates to MNLDLDEIIKALAHPVRRDILHWLKDPTVEFPDQSHSNEHGVCAGQIDQRCGLSQSTVSAHLATLQRAGLISSRKVGQWHFFKRNEETIQEFLKIFSKEL